A single window of Eucalyptus grandis isolate ANBG69807.140 chromosome 1, ASM1654582v1, whole genome shotgun sequence DNA harbors:
- the LOC104444953 gene encoding uncharacterized protein LOC104444953 encodes MGILATSKGKSSDQSSGMGFLLVFFPEDQHQHRSASASSDIVDKPKLLSSSSSSSSPSPSPPSPSPFRRTHSGRLLSRAQSTISICALLVSLTLLVFALSTFDPPSSPSSASVPASAVYSSRRFLPEQQPQPLLAPRPRNDRAPPSFWSFPAFSWRTRPKTGGSKHQFALQGMGTLYRRGTRAMNDLLVAHLVESLSEEELRLFLRTLHRSGLTARADVVLIFPSRAAASRFGPVIREEDESFAKLLHNYAQRFNATAATSRSPGSFDGTHFVKPSKEAGEPLWGKRARVGNSSSDAAAAAAAGGSGEAASPDKPAQPSYGSVVGFEAGELDPENSLSGFMDHVPMSLRRWACYSMLLGRVRRSFKHAMLIDAKTWAVLRDPLGRVRSRSPETVHLLTAAAAPSKAESGKRGRRGSDRAQPPPGSVSPGVVMGGTRGVRRLAAAMLNEVVRASMQQQHKRKGAVTEAGVLGQLASNEFVLSNVNLVVSPEDSGGGGGGGGGSVSPLIKYGNNGNNNSHFRDVKGMIMRQICSSELDSSVYSDC; translated from the coding sequence ATGGGCATATTAGCGACGAGCAAAGGCAAGAGCAGCGACCAGAGCTCGGGCATGGGCttcctcctcgtcttcttccccgaagaccAGCACCAGCACCGCTCCGCCTCCGCTTCCTCCGACATTGTCGACAAGCCCAAGCtcttgtcgtcgtcgtcgtcctcctcctctccttctccttctcctccttctccttccccctTCAGAAGGACCCACTCCGGTCGCCTCCTGAGCAGAGCTCagtccaccatctccatctgcgCCCTCCTCGTCTCCCTCACCCTCCTCGTCTTCGCCCTCTCCACCTTCGACCCCCCTTCTTccccctcctccgcctccgtcCCCGCCTCCGCCGTCTATTCTTCCCGCCGCTTCTTGCCCGAGCAGCAACCTCAGCCTCTCCTCGCTCCCCGGCCCCGAAACGACCGCGCGCCTCCGTCGTTCTGGTCGTTCCCCGCCTTCTCATGGCGGACCAGGCCCAAAACTGGCGGTTCCAAGCACCAGTTCGCGCTGCAGGGGATGGGCACCCTGTACAGGAGGGGCACGCGCGCCATGAACGACCTCCTCGTCGCTCACCTGGTCGAGAGCCTCTCCGAGGAGGAGCTCCGGTTGTTCCTGCGGACGCTGCATCGGTCCGGCCTCACGGCCAGAGCCGACGTCGTCCTCATCTTCCCTTCCCGCGCCGCCGCCTCGAGATTCGGTCCCGTAATTCGGGAAGAGGACGAGTCGTTCGCGAAGCTACTTCATAACTACGCGCAGCGGTTCAACGCGACCGCCGCGACTTCGAGGTCTCCCGGGAGTTTCGACGGGACCCATTTCGTGAAGCCGTCCAAGGAAGCCGGCGAGCCACTGTGGGGCAAGCGCGCGCGGGTTGGCAATTCCAGCagcgacgccgccgccgccgccgccgccggcggaaGCGGCGAGGCGGCGAGTCCGGACAAGCCGGCGCAGCCGAGTTACGGGTCGGTGGTGGGCTTCGAGGCGGGGGAGCTCGACCCGGAGAACTCGCTCTCCGGGTTCATGGACCACGTCCCGATGAGCCTGCGGCGGTGGGCATGCTACTCGATGCTGCTCGGCCGAGTCCGGCGGAGCTTCAAGCACGCGATGCTGATCGACGCCAAGACCTGGGCCGTGCTCCGCGACCCGCTCGGCCGCGTCAGGAGCCGGAGCCCCGAGACGGTGCACCTgctgacggcggcggcggcgccgagCAAGGCCGAATCGGGCAAGCGCGGGAGGAGGGGCTCGGACCGGGCCCAGCCGCCGCCGGGTTCGGTGAGCCCGGGGGTGGTGATGGGCGGCACGCGGGGCGTGCGGCGGCTGGCGGCGGCGATGCTGAACGAGGTCGTCCGGGCGTCCATGCAGCAGCAGCACAAGAGGAAGGGCGCGGTGACGGAGGCCGGGGTGCTGGGCCAGCTCGCGAGCAACGAGTTCGTGCTGAGCAACGTGAACCTGGTCGTGTCGCCGGAGgactccggcggcggcggcggcggcggcggcggctcggtCTCGCCTCTGATCAAATACGGTAATAATGGCAATAACAACAGTCATTTCCGCGACGTAAAGGGTATGATCATGAGGCAAATATGTTCGTCCGAGTTGGATTCTTCTGTTTATAGCGATTGTTAG
- the LOC104444960 gene encoding villin-3 isoform X1 has translation MSSPAKLLDPAFQSVGQRVGTEIWRIENFQPVALPKSEYGKFYMGDSYIVLQTTSAKGGAYDIHFWIGKDTSQDEAGTAAIKTVELDAVLGGRAVQHRELQGHESDKFLSYFKPCIIPLEGGVASGFKKPEEEEFETRLYVCKGKRAVRLKQVPFARSSLNHDDVFILDTQNKIYQFNGTNSNIQERGKALEVIQFLKEKYHEGTCDVAIVDDGKLDTESDSGEFWVLFGGFAPIGKKVASDDEVIPVTTPAKLYSIIEGDVKAVEGELSKSILENNKCYMLDCGSEIFVWVGRVTTVDERKASSQVAEGFVASQNRPKSTRVTRVIQGYETRAFKSKFDSWPAGSTAPGAEEGRGKVAALLKQQGIGLKGIAKGAPVNEEVPPLLEQGGRMEVWRINGSAKTPLPKEDVGKFFSGDCYIVLYTYHSGDRKEDYFLCCWIGKDSIEEDQKMAARLANTMSNSLKGRPVQGRILQDKEPPQFIALFQPMVVLKGGLSSGYKKFIAEKGLTDETYTQESIALIKVSGTASHNSKAVQVDAVATSLDSAECFLLQSGSSVFTWHGNQSTFEHQQLAAKVAELLKPGVALKHAKEGTESSAFWFPLGGKQSYTSNKISQETVRDPHLFAYSLNKGKFEVEEVHNFSQDDLLTEDIMILDTHAEVFVWVGQSVDSKEKQSAFEVGQKYIDMAVSLENLSPDVPLYKVTEGNEPSFFTVYFSWDSAKAMVQGNSFQKKLALLLGIGHSAEYQDRSNGSREGPTQRASALAALSSAFNASPGISSPGEDKTNGSNQGGARQRAEALAALSSAFNQSSEKKASAPRPSPAGQGSQRAAAVAALSSVLSAEKQKSPDTSPTQAIGTPAESISPAEPKDEKPLSETESSIEASQASETEGNDSEPKQGSEQDENDNGGSGAIFTYEQLKAKSDNPVTGIDFKRREAYLCDEEFQTVLGMAKEQFYKLPKWKQDMQKKKVDLF, from the exons ATGTCTAGCCCTGCAAAACTTTTAGATCCGGCATTTCAATCAGTTGGTCAGAGAGT TGGGACTGAGATTTGGCGAATTGAGAATTTTCAACCAGTAGCCTTGCCAAAGTCCGAGTATGGTAAATTCTATATGGGAGATTCTTACATTGTTCTACAG ACTACGTCTGCCAAGGGCGGTGCATATGACATACACTTCTGGATTGGAAAAGACACAAGTCAG GATGAAGCTGGAACAGCTGCCATAAAAACTGTCGAACTAGATGCAGTTCTAGGTGGTCGTGCTGTGCAGCACAGGGAACTGCAAGGCCATGAATCTGACAAATTCTTGTCTTATTTCAAACCTTGTATCATACCTTTGGAAGGAGGTGTAGCATCTGGATTTAAAAAACCTGAGGAAGAAGAGTTTGAAACTCGTTTATATGTTtgtaaaggaaaaagagctgtGAGATTGAAGCAG GTCCCTTTTGCTCGATCCTCATTAAATCACGATGATGTATTCATCTTGGATACTCAGAATAAGATTTATCAGTTCAATGGCACAAATTCCAATATCCAGGAAAGGGGAAAGGCTTTGGAAGTGATTCAATTTTTGAAGGAAAAGTATCATGAGGGGACGTGTGATGTCGCCATTGTTG ATGATGGGAAGTTAGATACAGAGTCAGACTCAGGTGAGTTCTGGGTTCTCTTTGGCGGCTTTGCTCCAATTGGCAAGAAGGTGGCTAGTGATGATGAAGTTATTCCAGTAACAACTCCAGCTAAGCTCTATAG CATCATTGAGGGAGATGTGAAGGCTGTTGAAGGTGAACTATCTAAAAGCATTCTGGAAAACAACAAATGCTACATGCTCGATTGTGGTTCTGAAATTTTTGTGTGGGTTGGCCGTGTAACAACGGTGGATGAGAGAAAAGCTTCCAGCCAAGTGGCTGAG GGTTTTGTCGCTAGCCAAAACAGACCAAAGTCAACACGTGTAACCAGGGTCATCCAAGGTTATGAAACACGGGCATTTAAATCCAAGTTTGATTCTTGGCCAGCTGGATCCACTGCTCCAGGTGCTGAGGAGGGCAGAGGGAAAGTAGCAG CTCTACTGAAGCAACAAGGTATTGGTTTGAAGGGAATCGCAAAAGGTGCTCCTGTCAATGAGGAAGTCCCACCTTTGCTTGAACAAGGTGGAAGAATGGAG GTGTGGCGCATAAATGGCAGTGCTAAGACGCCATTGCCTAAAGAGGATGTTGGGAAATTCTTTAGCGGAGATTGCTACATTGTTCTTTATACATACCATTCAGGGGACAGGAAAGAGGATTACTTTTTGTGCTGTTGGATTGGAAAAGATAGTATTGAG gAGGACCAAAAAATGGCTGCTCGTTTGGCTAACACAATGTCCAACTCATTGAAAGGGAGACCTGTTCAA GGCCGTATATTGCAAGATAAAGAGCCACCTCAATTCATTGCACTGTTTCAGCCCATGGTAGTCCTTAAG GGAGGTTTGAGCTCAGGTTACAAAAAGTTCATTGCAGAGAAAGGTTTGACAGATGAAACTTATACACAAGAAAGCATTGCTCTCATTAAGGTTTCTGGTACTGCCAGTCACAACAGTAAAGCTGTCCAAGTTGATGCA GTGGCAACATCATTGGATTCTGCTGagtgttttcttcttcaatctgGATCTTCAGTTTTCACATGGCATGGCAATCAGAGCACTTTTGAGCACCAGCAACTTGCTGCAAAAGTTGCAGAGCTGTTAAAG CCTGGGGTTGCTTTGAAACATGCAAAAGAGGGTACAGAGAGCTCAGCCTTCTGGTTTCCACTTGGAGGGAAACAAAGTTACACTAGTAACAAGATTTCCCAGGAGACTGTTAGGGACCCCCACTTGTTCGCATATTCTCTTAATAAAG GAAAGTTTGAG GTTGAAGAAGTACACAACTTTTCACAAGATGATTTGTTAACGGAGGATATCATGATACTGGATACACATGCTGAAGTGTTTGTTTGGGTTGGTCAGTCTGTGGACTCGAAAGAAAAGCAGAGTGCTTTCGAAGTTGGTCAG AAATACATCGACATGGCTGTGTCTCTGGAGAATTTGTCTCCAGATGTACCACTTTATAAAGTTACAGAAGGAAATGAGCCATCCTTTTTCACAGTATATTTTTCGTGGGACTCTGCAAAAGCAATG GTTCAAGGAAACTCGTTCCAGAAAAAGTTGGCATTACTTCTGGGGATAGGCCATTCTGCAGAG TACCAGGATAGATCAAATGGCAGTCGAGAAGGACCAACACAGAGAGCTTCAGCTTTGGCAGCCTTGTCCTCGGCATTTAACGCATCTCCTGGCATATCATCTCCA GGCGAGGACAAAACCAATGGATCAAATCAAGGTGGTGCAAGGCAGAGAGCTGAAGCTTTAGCTGCATTATCCTCTGCATTCAATCAATCATCTGAGAAAAAGGCCTCTGCTCCTAGGCCATCTCCAGCAGGTCAGGGATCACAGCGAGCTGCTGCTGTAGCTGCCCTATCTTCAGTTCTTTCTGCTGAAAAGCAGAAGTCACCAGATACCTCTCCCACTCAAGCAATTGGAACTCCTGCAGAAAGCATCTCACCAG CTGAaccaaaagatgaaaaaccCCTTTCTGAGACAGAAAGCTCAATAGAGGCATCACAGGCTAGTGAAACAGAAGGAAATGATTCAGAACCAAAGCAAGGATCGGAGCAGGATGAGAATGATAATGGAGGCAGCGGAGCGATATTCACCTATGAACAACTGAAGGCTAAATCCGACAATCCCGTGACtggaattgattttaaaagGAGAGAG GCCTATCTGTGCGATGAAGAATTTCAGACTGTGTTAGGTATGGCGAAAGAACAATTTTACAAATTGCCGAAGTGGAAGCAAGATatgcagaagaagaaggttgATTTATTTTAG
- the LOC104444960 gene encoding villin-2 isoform X2, producing the protein MSSPAKLLDPAFQSVGQRVGTEIWRIENFQPVALPKSEYGKFYMGDSYIVLQTTSAKGGAYDIHFWIGKDTSQDEAGTAAIKTVELDAVLGGRAVQHRELQGHESDKFLSYFKPCIIPLEGGVASGFKKPEEEEFETRLYVCKGKRAVRLKQVPFARSSLNHDDVFILDTQNKIYQFNGTNSNIQERGKALEVIQFLKEKYHEGTCDVAIVDDGKLDTESDSGEFWVLFGGFAPIGKKVASDDEVIPVTTPAKLYSIIEGDVKAVEGELSKSILENNKCYMLDCGSEIFVWVGRVTTVDERKASSQVAEGFVASQNRPKSTRVTRVIQGYETRAFKSKFDSWPAGSTAPGAEEGRGKVAALLKQQGIGLKGIAKGAPVNEEVPPLLEQGGRMEVWRINGSAKTPLPKEDVGKFFSGDCYIVLYTYHSGDRKEDYFLCCWIGKDSIEEDQKMAARLANTMSNSLKGRPVQGRILQDKEPPQFIALFQPMVVLKGGLSSGYKKFIAEKGLTDETYTQESIALIKVSGTASHNSKAVQVDAVATSLDSAECFLLQSGSSVFTWHGNQSTFEHQQLAAKVAELLKPGVALKHAKEGTESSAFWFPLGGKQSYTSNKISQETVRDPHLFAYSLNKGKFEVEEVHNFSQDDLLTEDIMILDTHAEVFVWVGQSVDSKEKQSAFEVGQKYIDMAVSLENLSPDVPLYKVTEGNEPSFFTVYFSWDSAKAMVQGNSFQKKLALLLGIGHSAEGEDKTNGSNQGGARQRAEALAALSSAFNQSSEKKASAPRPSPAGQGSQRAAAVAALSSVLSAEKQKSPDTSPTQAIGTPAESISPAEPKDEKPLSETESSIEASQASETEGNDSEPKQGSEQDENDNGGSGAIFTYEQLKAKSDNPVTGIDFKRREAYLCDEEFQTVLGMAKEQFYKLPKWKQDMQKKKVDLF; encoded by the exons ATGTCTAGCCCTGCAAAACTTTTAGATCCGGCATTTCAATCAGTTGGTCAGAGAGT TGGGACTGAGATTTGGCGAATTGAGAATTTTCAACCAGTAGCCTTGCCAAAGTCCGAGTATGGTAAATTCTATATGGGAGATTCTTACATTGTTCTACAG ACTACGTCTGCCAAGGGCGGTGCATATGACATACACTTCTGGATTGGAAAAGACACAAGTCAG GATGAAGCTGGAACAGCTGCCATAAAAACTGTCGAACTAGATGCAGTTCTAGGTGGTCGTGCTGTGCAGCACAGGGAACTGCAAGGCCATGAATCTGACAAATTCTTGTCTTATTTCAAACCTTGTATCATACCTTTGGAAGGAGGTGTAGCATCTGGATTTAAAAAACCTGAGGAAGAAGAGTTTGAAACTCGTTTATATGTTtgtaaaggaaaaagagctgtGAGATTGAAGCAG GTCCCTTTTGCTCGATCCTCATTAAATCACGATGATGTATTCATCTTGGATACTCAGAATAAGATTTATCAGTTCAATGGCACAAATTCCAATATCCAGGAAAGGGGAAAGGCTTTGGAAGTGATTCAATTTTTGAAGGAAAAGTATCATGAGGGGACGTGTGATGTCGCCATTGTTG ATGATGGGAAGTTAGATACAGAGTCAGACTCAGGTGAGTTCTGGGTTCTCTTTGGCGGCTTTGCTCCAATTGGCAAGAAGGTGGCTAGTGATGATGAAGTTATTCCAGTAACAACTCCAGCTAAGCTCTATAG CATCATTGAGGGAGATGTGAAGGCTGTTGAAGGTGAACTATCTAAAAGCATTCTGGAAAACAACAAATGCTACATGCTCGATTGTGGTTCTGAAATTTTTGTGTGGGTTGGCCGTGTAACAACGGTGGATGAGAGAAAAGCTTCCAGCCAAGTGGCTGAG GGTTTTGTCGCTAGCCAAAACAGACCAAAGTCAACACGTGTAACCAGGGTCATCCAAGGTTATGAAACACGGGCATTTAAATCCAAGTTTGATTCTTGGCCAGCTGGATCCACTGCTCCAGGTGCTGAGGAGGGCAGAGGGAAAGTAGCAG CTCTACTGAAGCAACAAGGTATTGGTTTGAAGGGAATCGCAAAAGGTGCTCCTGTCAATGAGGAAGTCCCACCTTTGCTTGAACAAGGTGGAAGAATGGAG GTGTGGCGCATAAATGGCAGTGCTAAGACGCCATTGCCTAAAGAGGATGTTGGGAAATTCTTTAGCGGAGATTGCTACATTGTTCTTTATACATACCATTCAGGGGACAGGAAAGAGGATTACTTTTTGTGCTGTTGGATTGGAAAAGATAGTATTGAG gAGGACCAAAAAATGGCTGCTCGTTTGGCTAACACAATGTCCAACTCATTGAAAGGGAGACCTGTTCAA GGCCGTATATTGCAAGATAAAGAGCCACCTCAATTCATTGCACTGTTTCAGCCCATGGTAGTCCTTAAG GGAGGTTTGAGCTCAGGTTACAAAAAGTTCATTGCAGAGAAAGGTTTGACAGATGAAACTTATACACAAGAAAGCATTGCTCTCATTAAGGTTTCTGGTACTGCCAGTCACAACAGTAAAGCTGTCCAAGTTGATGCA GTGGCAACATCATTGGATTCTGCTGagtgttttcttcttcaatctgGATCTTCAGTTTTCACATGGCATGGCAATCAGAGCACTTTTGAGCACCAGCAACTTGCTGCAAAAGTTGCAGAGCTGTTAAAG CCTGGGGTTGCTTTGAAACATGCAAAAGAGGGTACAGAGAGCTCAGCCTTCTGGTTTCCACTTGGAGGGAAACAAAGTTACACTAGTAACAAGATTTCCCAGGAGACTGTTAGGGACCCCCACTTGTTCGCATATTCTCTTAATAAAG GAAAGTTTGAG GTTGAAGAAGTACACAACTTTTCACAAGATGATTTGTTAACGGAGGATATCATGATACTGGATACACATGCTGAAGTGTTTGTTTGGGTTGGTCAGTCTGTGGACTCGAAAGAAAAGCAGAGTGCTTTCGAAGTTGGTCAG AAATACATCGACATGGCTGTGTCTCTGGAGAATTTGTCTCCAGATGTACCACTTTATAAAGTTACAGAAGGAAATGAGCCATCCTTTTTCACAGTATATTTTTCGTGGGACTCTGCAAAAGCAATG GTTCAAGGAAACTCGTTCCAGAAAAAGTTGGCATTACTTCTGGGGATAGGCCATTCTGCAGAG GGCGAGGACAAAACCAATGGATCAAATCAAGGTGGTGCAAGGCAGAGAGCTGAAGCTTTAGCTGCATTATCCTCTGCATTCAATCAATCATCTGAGAAAAAGGCCTCTGCTCCTAGGCCATCTCCAGCAGGTCAGGGATCACAGCGAGCTGCTGCTGTAGCTGCCCTATCTTCAGTTCTTTCTGCTGAAAAGCAGAAGTCACCAGATACCTCTCCCACTCAAGCAATTGGAACTCCTGCAGAAAGCATCTCACCAG CTGAaccaaaagatgaaaaaccCCTTTCTGAGACAGAAAGCTCAATAGAGGCATCACAGGCTAGTGAAACAGAAGGAAATGATTCAGAACCAAAGCAAGGATCGGAGCAGGATGAGAATGATAATGGAGGCAGCGGAGCGATATTCACCTATGAACAACTGAAGGCTAAATCCGACAATCCCGTGACtggaattgattttaaaagGAGAGAG GCCTATCTGTGCGATGAAGAATTTCAGACTGTGTTAGGTATGGCGAAAGAACAATTTTACAAATTGCCGAAGTGGAAGCAAGATatgcagaagaagaaggttgATTTATTTTAG